One Actinomadura viridis genomic region harbors:
- a CDS encoding L,D-transpeptidase translates to MAQVKMNLKSNRRWAVALLAASSLALTACSSSREGTTAAGDTQVAPATVTITPAQGTEKARPDRGVVVKAAGGTLETVSVQAGGKPVEGAFNAQKTEWRSRWTLRPSTSYTVNATAKNSIGTTSQAGSTFKTLKPEATIGASLDWILQGNQGKTYGVGMPIILDFDRAVHNKAAVEKALEVKAEKPVEGAWRWVGDQKVIYRTKTYWPAHQKVTVNVRLAGVRAAKNVYGTKNLSRTFQIGAARISKINMKKHKMVVTVDGKKARTVPVSGGNASTMEYTTTSGVHLTMEKDNPVRMISPGRKKGDPGYYDEMIGWAVRISNSGEYLHQTSGQEYCLGKANCSHGCVRQGSADAIWFYKNAQPGDVVDIKGTNRKLQWDNGWSFWQLPFETWKKGSALA, encoded by the coding sequence GTGGCACAGGTAAAGATGAACCTCAAGAGCAATCGACGTTGGGCGGTCGCGCTTCTGGCGGCCTCTTCGCTGGCGCTGACCGCCTGCAGTTCAAGCCGTGAGGGGACCACGGCCGCGGGCGACACGCAGGTGGCCCCGGCCACCGTGACGATCACCCCCGCCCAGGGGACCGAGAAGGCCAGGCCCGACCGCGGTGTCGTGGTCAAGGCGGCCGGCGGCACCCTGGAGACGGTGAGCGTCCAGGCCGGCGGGAAACCGGTGGAAGGCGCCTTCAACGCCCAGAAGACCGAATGGCGGTCGCGGTGGACGCTGCGCCCGTCCACCTCCTACACGGTGAACGCCACCGCCAAGAACTCCATCGGCACGACCTCGCAGGCCGGCAGCACGTTCAAGACCCTCAAGCCCGAGGCGACCATCGGCGCCTCGCTGGACTGGATCCTGCAGGGCAACCAGGGCAAGACCTACGGCGTCGGAATGCCGATCATCCTGGACTTCGACCGCGCCGTGCACAACAAGGCCGCGGTCGAGAAGGCCCTGGAGGTCAAGGCCGAGAAGCCGGTCGAGGGCGCCTGGCGCTGGGTCGGCGACCAGAAGGTGATCTACCGGACCAAGACGTACTGGCCGGCCCACCAGAAGGTCACCGTGAACGTCCGGCTGGCCGGCGTGCGCGCCGCCAAGAACGTCTACGGGACCAAGAACCTCTCCCGTACCTTCCAGATCGGCGCGGCCCGGATCTCGAAGATCAACATGAAGAAGCACAAGATGGTCGTGACCGTCGACGGGAAGAAGGCCCGGACCGTCCCGGTCAGCGGCGGCAACGCCAGCACCATGGAGTACACGACCACCAGCGGCGTGCACCTGACCATGGAGAAGGACAACCCGGTCCGCATGATCTCCCCGGGACGCAAGAAGGGCGACCCCGGCTACTACGACGAGATGATCGGCTGGGCGGTCCGCATCTCCAACAGCGGCGAGTACCTGCACCAGACCTCCGGCCAGGAGTACTGCCTGGGCAAGGCCAACTGCAGCCATGGCTGCGTCCGGCAGGGCTCCGCCGACGCGATCTGGTTCTACAAGAACGCGCAGCCGGGCGACGTGGTCGACATCAAGGGCACCAACCGCAAGCTGCAGTGGGACAACGGCTGGTCGTTCTGGCAGCTGCCTTTCGAGACGTGGAAGAAGGGCAGCGCGCTCGCCTGA
- the fahA gene encoding fumarylacetoacetase has product MTTIAVPEDSPFGLANLPYGVFSTPGTAPRAGVRVGDSVVDLALALGDDVFARPTLNAFMAQGYERWVEVRRRITELVAGDVPDEAVHAVGAVTLHLPFEVADYVDFYASEHHASNLGRLFRPNAEPLMPNWKHLPVGYHGRAGTVVLSGTDIVRPRGQRKAPDEAAPSFGPCRRLDIEAELGFVVGAGSPLGTPVPCDDFARHVFGAVLVNDWSARDIQAWEYVPLGPFLGKSFATSVSAWVVPLLALEAARVPTPAQDPEPLPYLRENAPWGLDVEFAVAWNGQVVSRPPYREMYWSPAQMLAHMTVNGASARTGDLFASGTVSGPERDQRGAFIELTWGGREPVAVNGEKRTFLEDGDEVVISATAPGADGTRIGFGEVRGRVLPAGS; this is encoded by the coding sequence ATGACCACGATCGCCGTTCCGGAGGACTCGCCGTTCGGGCTCGCCAACCTGCCCTACGGCGTCTTCTCCACCCCCGGCACGGCGCCCCGCGCCGGCGTCCGCGTGGGCGACTCGGTGGTGGACCTCGCGCTCGCGCTCGGCGACGACGTCTTCGCGCGGCCCACGCTCAACGCGTTCATGGCGCAGGGGTACGAGCGGTGGGTCGAGGTGCGGCGGCGGATCACCGAGCTGGTGGCCGGGGACGTGCCGGACGAGGCGGTCCATGCGGTCGGCGCGGTGACCCTGCACCTGCCCTTCGAGGTCGCCGACTACGTGGACTTCTACGCCTCCGAGCACCACGCGTCCAACCTCGGGCGGCTCTTCCGCCCGAACGCCGAGCCGCTCATGCCGAACTGGAAGCACCTGCCGGTCGGCTACCACGGCCGCGCCGGGACGGTCGTGCTCTCGGGGACGGACATCGTCCGCCCGCGCGGGCAGCGCAAGGCCCCGGACGAGGCCGCACCGAGCTTCGGTCCCTGCCGCAGGCTGGACATCGAGGCCGAGCTGGGCTTCGTCGTCGGCGCGGGCTCGCCGCTGGGCACGCCGGTGCCCTGCGACGACTTCGCCCGGCACGTCTTCGGGGCCGTCCTGGTGAACGACTGGTCGGCCCGCGACATCCAGGCGTGGGAGTACGTGCCGCTCGGCCCCTTCCTCGGCAAGAGCTTCGCCACCTCCGTCTCGGCCTGGGTCGTCCCCCTCCTCGCGCTGGAGGCGGCGCGGGTGCCCACGCCCGCGCAGGACCCCGAGCCCCTGCCGTACCTGCGCGAGAACGCCCCGTGGGGCCTGGACGTCGAGTTCGCCGTCGCCTGGAACGGGCAGGTCGTCTCGCGCCCGCCGTACCGGGAGATGTACTGGTCACCGGCCCAGATGCTGGCGCACATGACCGTCAACGGCGCCTCGGCCCGCACCGGGGACCTGTTCGCCTCGGGCACCGTCTCCGGCCCCGAGCGCGACCAGCGCGGCGCGTTCATCGAGCTCACCTGGGGCGGGCGGGAGCCCGTCGCAGTGAACGGAGAAAAGCGCACATTTCTGGAGGATGGCGACGAGGTCGTCATTTCCGCGACCGCCCCGGGGGCGGACGGAACGCGCATCGGCTTCGGCGAGGTACGGGGCCGCGTCCTCCCGGCCGGAAGCTGA
- a CDS encoding homogentisate 1,2-dioxygenase, producing the protein MAYYRRVGDVPPKRHTQHRDGDRLYYEELMGEEGFSSDSSLLYHRGLPSAIVDSRAWEPPDAATRPNHPLKPRHLRLHELFPKETWGTTDVVTGRRLILGNADVRLSYAVSTADSPLYRNATGDEIVYVESGEATVETVFGALEARSGDYVVIPTSTTHRWLPEGEGPLRAYVIEATGHVAPPKRYLSRFGQFLEHAPYCERDLHGPGEVLQATGTDVEVLVKHRTSRGIDGTRLVYAEHPFDVVGWDGCLYPFTFSVHDFEPITGRVHQPPPVHQVFEGHNFVVCNFVPRKVDYHPLSIPVPYYHSNVDSDEIMFYCGGDYEARKGSGIGPGSVSVHPGGHPHGPQPGAYERSIGAEFFDELAVMVDTFRPLELGEGGLACEDPGYAWTWAGRRADGAK; encoded by the coding sequence ATGGCGTACTACCGCCGGGTCGGCGACGTGCCACCCAAGCGTCACACCCAGCACCGGGACGGTGACCGGCTCTACTACGAGGAGCTGATGGGCGAGGAGGGCTTCTCCTCCGACTCCTCGCTGCTCTACCACCGCGGCCTCCCCTCGGCGATCGTCGACTCCCGCGCCTGGGAGCCGCCGGACGCCGCGACCCGGCCCAACCACCCGCTCAAGCCCCGCCACCTGCGGCTGCACGAGCTGTTCCCCAAGGAGACCTGGGGGACCACCGACGTGGTGACCGGCCGCCGCCTCATCCTGGGGAACGCCGACGTACGCCTCTCCTACGCCGTCTCGACCGCCGACTCCCCGCTCTACCGCAACGCCACCGGCGACGAGATCGTCTACGTGGAGTCCGGGGAGGCCACCGTCGAGACCGTCTTCGGCGCCCTGGAGGCCCGGTCGGGCGACTACGTGGTCATCCCCACCTCGACCACGCACCGCTGGCTGCCCGAGGGCGAGGGGCCGCTGCGCGCGTACGTCATCGAGGCCACCGGGCACGTCGCCCCGCCCAAGCGCTACCTGTCGCGCTTCGGGCAGTTCCTGGAGCACGCCCCGTACTGCGAGCGCGACCTGCACGGCCCCGGCGAGGTGCTGCAGGCCACCGGGACCGACGTCGAGGTGCTGGTCAAGCACCGCACGTCCCGGGGGATCGACGGCACCCGCCTGGTGTACGCCGAGCATCCCTTCGACGTGGTGGGCTGGGACGGCTGCCTCTACCCGTTCACCTTCAGCGTCCACGACTTCGAGCCGATCACCGGCCGGGTCCACCAGCCGCCGCCCGTGCACCAGGTCTTCGAGGGCCACAACTTCGTGGTCTGCAACTTCGTCCCGCGCAAGGTGGACTACCACCCGCTGTCGATCCCGGTGCCCTACTACCACTCGAACGTGGACTCCGACGAGATCATGTTCTACTGCGGCGGCGACTACGAGGCCCGCAAGGGCTCGGGCATCGGCCCCGGCTCGGTCTCGGTCCACCCCGGCGGCCACCCGCACGGGCCGCAGCCGGGCGCGTACGAGCGCAGCATCGGCGCCGAGTTCTTCGACGAGCTGGCCGTCATGGTCGACACCTTCCGCCCGCTGGAGCTGGGCGAGGGCGGCCTGGCCTGCGAGGACCCCGGCTACGCCTGGACCTGGGCGGGACGCCGGGCGGACGGGGCGAAGTGA
- a CDS encoding MarR family winged helix-turn-helix transcriptional regulator, with amino-acid sequence MADDDEALTRVQGPARDGGPADLDFWSFVELADRRLSEEFGFRHRLATQVLLTLNRASMIVTYDLEAAVHRPRGLSWAGFRLLFVTWLAGPLESHRAATLAGMSRAAVSNLAKTLVADGLLARSPGERDGRAVLLSLTERGHATMLEVFRAQNEREHQWTSVLTETEQRILIMLLDKLIANRDQFDVRERS; translated from the coding sequence ATGGCCGATGACGACGAGGCGCTCACCCGCGTCCAGGGGCCGGCCCGTGACGGCGGACCGGCCGACCTGGACTTCTGGTCCTTCGTCGAGCTGGCCGACCGCCGGCTGTCGGAGGAGTTCGGGTTCCGGCACCGGCTGGCCACCCAGGTGCTGCTCACGCTGAACCGCGCCTCGATGATCGTCACCTACGACCTGGAGGCCGCGGTGCACCGGCCCCGCGGGCTGTCCTGGGCGGGGTTCCGGCTGCTGTTCGTGACCTGGCTGGCCGGGCCGCTGGAGTCGCACCGGGCCGCCACGCTGGCCGGGATGAGCCGGGCGGCGGTGTCCAACCTGGCCAAGACGCTGGTCGCCGACGGGCTGCTGGCACGGTCGCCGGGCGAACGGGACGGGCGGGCGGTGCTGCTGTCGCTCACCGAACGCGGGCACGCCACGATGCTGGAGGTCTTCCGCGCGCAGAACGAGCGCGAGCACCAGTGGACGAGCGTGCTCACCGAGACCGAGCAGCGCATCCTGATCATGCTGCTGGACAAGCTCATCGCCAACCGCGACCAGTTCGACGTCCGCGAGCGCAGCTGA
- a CDS encoding DMT family transporter: METAISLALAAAVLYGASDFLGGLLSRKVHYGLVGLVGQIAAATGGLTAALFFRSAPDASEVLWGMAAGLGGALGTLALYRGLAAGRMNVAGPLSAVGAAGLPIPVALLTGQRFTTLAVLGVALAIPGIWLVSRQPGARGSGRATEGVGEGLLAGVGFAGLFVCLGQAGDGAGLWPVAASQLTGAVVLVTIVLSGTVRGHRSGTRPGTWRRPPWTAIWPGVLGFSATLLYFLSARNGTTAISAVITSLYPAFTVVLAGLILRERTSLTHGAGLVLCAAAVGSFAVA; this comes from the coding sequence ATGGAAACGGCGATCTCTCTCGCGCTGGCCGCCGCCGTGCTCTATGGCGCCTCGGACTTCCTCGGCGGCCTGCTGTCACGCAAGGTCCACTACGGCCTCGTCGGCCTCGTCGGCCAGATCGCCGCCGCGACCGGCGGCCTGACCGCGGCCCTGTTCTTCCGCTCGGCGCCCGACGCGAGCGAGGTCCTGTGGGGCATGGCCGCCGGCCTGGGCGGGGCGCTCGGCACGCTGGCCCTCTACCGGGGCCTGGCCGCAGGCCGGATGAACGTCGCCGGGCCGCTGTCCGCCGTCGGCGCGGCGGGCCTCCCGATCCCGGTCGCTCTCCTGACGGGGCAGCGTTTCACGACACTCGCCGTCCTGGGCGTCGCCCTGGCCATTCCGGGCATCTGGCTGGTCTCCCGGCAGCCGGGCGCGCGGGGCTCCGGGCGCGCTACCGAGGGCGTCGGTGAGGGCCTGCTCGCCGGGGTCGGCTTCGCCGGGTTGTTCGTCTGCCTCGGCCAGGCGGGGGACGGGGCGGGGCTGTGGCCGGTGGCCGCGAGCCAGCTGACCGGTGCCGTCGTCCTGGTGACCATCGTGCTGTCCGGCACGGTGCGCGGCCACCGGTCCGGTACGCGGCCCGGCACCTGGCGGCGGCCGCCGTGGACGGCGATCTGGCCCGGCGTCCTGGGGTTCTCCGCGACGCTCCTGTACTTCCTCTCCGCCCGGAACGGAACGACGGCCATCTCGGCGGTGATCACCTCGCTCTATCCCGCCTTCACGGTCGTCCTGGCCGGCCTCATCCTGCGGGAACGGACCAGCCTCACCCACGGTGCCGGGCTGGTCCTGTGCGCGGCCGCGGTCGGCTCCTTCGCCGTCGCCTGA
- a CDS encoding PLP-dependent aminotransferase family protein → MSGVNTGLVHDLLLGLERTGATPMHRQIETALRDGIRAGRLRTGTSLPSSRRLATELGVSRGVVVEAYNQLAAEGYLVSTPGSYTRVAAVTERPSPAPAPRSAPGVRLDFGYGRADAAGFPRAAWLRSLRRVLTGMPHDRLNYLDGYGVPELRAALADYLNRARGTSADAARVLITSGFGQAAALIIGVAARRGARRIAVEDPSSEDDVRSLARLHGLDVVGIPVTDEGLDTAALERCDADLLVITPSHQWPLGGVLPAEGRAAVIRWARARGAIVLEDDYDAEYRYDRAPIGAMQGLAPDVVVHAGSLSKTLAPGLRLGWLLLPPRLAESVAEAKLLADRGSPAIDQLAFADFLMRGEFDRHLRRMRPVYRRRRDALLAGLAEHLPGCEPVGAAAGLHLVIWLPEGLREEDVVAAAAGRGVRVTGVAPYRLNGHGRQGLILGYSDLNEGAIAEGVRALAAAMRGV, encoded by the coding sequence GTGAGCGGGGTAAACACCGGACTGGTGCACGACTTGCTGCTGGGACTCGAACGGACCGGCGCCACGCCCATGCACCGCCAGATCGAGACGGCCCTTCGGGACGGCATCCGCGCCGGGCGCCTGCGGACCGGTACCTCGCTGCCCTCCTCGCGGCGGCTCGCCACCGAACTCGGCGTCTCCCGGGGCGTCGTGGTCGAGGCGTACAACCAGCTCGCGGCCGAGGGCTACCTGGTCAGCACCCCGGGTTCCTACACGCGGGTGGCGGCGGTGACCGAGCGGCCCTCGCCGGCACCCGCCCCGCGGTCCGCGCCCGGCGTCCGGCTGGACTTCGGGTACGGCCGCGCGGACGCGGCCGGCTTCCCCCGCGCGGCCTGGCTCCGTTCGCTCCGGCGCGTGCTCACCGGCATGCCGCACGACCGGCTCAACTACCTCGACGGGTACGGCGTCCCCGAACTCCGCGCCGCGCTGGCCGACTATCTCAACCGGGCGCGCGGCACGTCGGCGGACGCCGCGCGCGTCCTCATCACGAGCGGGTTCGGGCAGGCCGCCGCGCTGATCATCGGTGTGGCGGCCCGGCGCGGCGCGCGGCGGATCGCGGTGGAGGACCCGTCGTCCGAAGACGACGTGCGCTCGCTCGCCCGCCTGCACGGCCTGGACGTCGTGGGGATCCCCGTCACCGATGAGGGGCTCGACACCGCCGCGCTCGAACGCTGTGACGCCGACCTCCTCGTCATCACCCCCTCGCACCAGTGGCCGCTCGGCGGCGTCCTGCCGGCCGAGGGCCGTGCAGCGGTGATCCGGTGGGCCCGCGCGCGGGGAGCGATCGTCCTGGAGGACGACTACGACGCCGAGTATCGCTACGACCGCGCCCCCATCGGCGCCATGCAGGGTCTGGCCCCCGACGTGGTCGTCCACGCGGGCTCGCTCAGCAAGACCCTCGCTCCCGGGCTCCGCCTGGGCTGGCTGCTGCTCCCCCCGCGCCTGGCCGAGTCCGTCGCCGAGGCCAAGCTGCTGGCCGACCGTGGTTCACCGGCCATCGACCAGCTCGCGTTCGCCGACTTCCTCATGCGCGGCGAGTTCGACCGGCATCTGCGCCGGATGCGGCCGGTCTACCGCCGCCGCCGCGACGCCCTCCTCGCCGGGCTGGCCGAGCACCTGCCCGGCTGCGAGCCGGTCGGCGCGGCGGCCGGGCTCCACCTCGTCATCTGGCTCCCGGAGGGGCTTCGGGAGGAGGACGTGGTGGCGGCCGCCGCCGGACGGGGCGTCCGCGTGACGGGCGTCGCGCCGTACCGCCTGAACGGCCACGGACGCCAGGGCCTGATCCTCGGCTACTCCGACCTGAACGAGGGCGCCATCGCCGAAGGAGTGCGCGCGCTGGCCGCGGCGATGCGCGGCGTCTGA
- a CDS encoding TetR/AcrR family transcriptional regulator, giving the protein MAVPWTGPEARRRRAIDQQTYHHGNLRRAVIDAALEAIDESGPSGWSLRELARRAGVSHAAPAHHFGDKAGVLTAIASEGFALFADALEGAGDDLLEVGVAYVRFATGHRAHFTVMFRPELYRADDPEVSAASARARTVLRRGARARSPEGADERTAGLAAWSIAHGFAELWLSGALSDLGDSPDAAARPVLRMLFGGGRPPA; this is encoded by the coding sequence ATGGCGGTGCCCTGGACGGGGCCGGAGGCGCGGAGGAGGAGAGCGATCGACCAGCAGACCTACCACCACGGAAACCTGCGGCGGGCCGTCATCGACGCCGCCCTGGAGGCGATCGACGAGTCCGGCCCGAGCGGCTGGAGCCTGCGCGAGCTGGCCCGCCGCGCCGGGGTCTCGCACGCCGCGCCGGCCCACCATTTCGGCGACAAGGCCGGCGTCCTGACGGCCATCGCCTCGGAGGGGTTCGCGCTGTTCGCCGACGCGCTGGAAGGGGCGGGCGACGACCTGCTCGAGGTGGGCGTGGCGTACGTGCGCTTCGCGACCGGCCATCGCGCCCACTTCACGGTGATGTTCCGGCCGGAGCTCTACCGGGCCGACGACCCCGAGGTGAGCGCGGCGTCCGCCCGGGCCCGCACGGTCCTGAGGCGCGGCGCCCGCGCGCGGTCCCCCGAGGGCGCGGACGAGCGCACGGCCGGGCTCGCCGCCTGGTCGATCGCGCACGGATTCGCCGAACTGTGGCTGAGCGGCGCGCTCTCCGACCTGGGCGACTCGCCGGACGCCGCCGCCCGCCCCGTCCTGCGGATGCTCTTCGGCGGCGGGCGGCCCCCCGCTTGA
- a CDS encoding ABC transporter permease encodes MAHEARRVLAERWAAFRRSPFLPAIVLTAILASAAGLFAGSYTYSMANPTPHAIPVAVVESGQAVRNGAFLGAMEKALNASVRVQPYPGPAQAARALDEQRVFAVLQFRGPGAATLNVSGASGASVAQLLEQTAPKVGAETGVAVVVRDVKPLQPGDPRGLAVFYVSLAAVIIGFVGAIQLSVHARALRALERILFTAAYSLLGGFAIAAVVDWLLGALDLPFVESWLILALTMFTSGMVFTMFNTLIGRWAMLPTWGLMVIVGNPSSGGAVSWALLPSPLATIGRWLPPGASVNAQHTAIYFPHHQHVFPFAVLAAWALVSCGVFWIWRRRYPGGRDGGSPG; translated from the coding sequence ATGGCTCATGAGGCAAGGCGCGTCCTGGCGGAACGGTGGGCCGCTTTCAGGCGGTCGCCCTTCCTGCCCGCGATCGTCCTGACGGCGATCCTCGCGTCGGCCGCGGGGCTTTTCGCGGGCTCCTACACCTACTCCATGGCCAATCCCACACCGCATGCGATTCCCGTCGCCGTAGTGGAAAGCGGCCAGGCCGTACGGAACGGCGCCTTCCTCGGCGCCATGGAAAAGGCGCTGAACGCCTCGGTGCGCGTCCAGCCGTACCCCGGCCCGGCCCAGGCGGCACGGGCCCTGGACGAACAGCGGGTCTTCGCGGTCCTCCAGTTCCGCGGTCCCGGGGCGGCCACCCTGAACGTCTCCGGTGCCTCGGGCGCCTCCGTGGCCCAGCTGCTGGAGCAGACGGCGCCGAAGGTGGGCGCGGAGACGGGCGTCGCCGTCGTGGTCCGCGACGTCAAACCGCTCCAGCCCGGCGACCCGCGGGGCCTGGCGGTGTTCTACGTCTCGCTCGCCGCCGTGATCATCGGCTTCGTGGGCGCGATCCAGCTCAGCGTCCATGCGCGGGCGCTGAGGGCGCTCGAACGGATCCTCTTCACGGCGGCGTACTCCCTGCTCGGCGGGTTCGCCATCGCCGCGGTGGTGGACTGGCTGCTGGGGGCCCTGGACCTGCCCTTCGTCGAGTCCTGGCTGATCCTGGCCCTCACGATGTTCACCTCGGGCATGGTCTTCACGATGTTCAACACCCTGATCGGGCGCTGGGCGATGCTTCCCACGTGGGGCCTCATGGTCATCGTCGGCAACCCGTCCTCGGGCGGCGCGGTCTCCTGGGCGCTGCTGCCGTCCCCGCTCGCCACGATCGGCCGCTGGCTTCCGCCGGGCGCTTCGGTGAACGCCCAGCACACCGCCATCTACTTCCCCCATCACCAGCACGTCTTCCCGTTCGCCGTGCTCGCGGCCTGGGCCCTGGTGTCCTGCGGCGTCTTCTGGATCTGGCGCCGCCGTTACCCCGGAGGCCGTGACGGCGGCTCGCCCGGCTGA
- a CDS encoding ankyrin repeat domain-containing protein has protein sequence MGEVAVSQPRPGTAACGPFNRKYAAWRERARRYGVPRWRIERATERRLAGDWRGACDAAGVGVAFDLAVVAARYGAAVAEALEDDLRHLAPDLLRWHVEQDAHLYVLAAYGDAHLHLLSSAGARLGFGRPEARHAFVAPRHVWDVRRAGELLDRHGGLGRAPFFRADGTPVRGAGRGAGDDPIGLAERATLLHERGEVEAAFAAVGLDLRLHERFRDQERSALALTPLALHRIEPELRRLARAGAGRRFLIRHHLRPTLSSPVRMDMGVVILAVELPEDGGGPRVTYVRSAADVGTRPGKTPDLPALFWQRSPDLDLVRAGRLTPEELHPLVRKALFPARPAADGPVGPPDPEGPPVARVRCRGEWHEVAFRNGRLHTWHDEHEWRRERALRALGGAVRGCFAVREEWAGPGTLPRALREQRRELFARVGRGDTQGVLRLLDLGYDPHTRDGEQRSLLHFLHRLDHEELLPRLLEAGVDIEARDGHGRTPLLAAVDDGARASAVRALLDAGARVDARGTGPLHPYTVLDAIDLRKRTDLDFLRERLKAEGLS, from the coding sequence ATGGGCGAGGTGGCTGTTTCCCAGCCGAGGCCGGGGACCGCCGCGTGCGGGCCGTTCAACCGGAAGTACGCGGCGTGGCGGGAGCGGGCGCGCCGGTACGGGGTTCCCCGGTGGAGGATCGAGCGCGCCACCGAGCGGAGGCTGGCCGGGGACTGGCGCGGGGCCTGCGACGCGGCGGGGGTGGGGGTCGCCTTCGACCTGGCCGTGGTGGCGGCCCGGTACGGGGCGGCCGTCGCGGAGGCGCTGGAGGACGACCTCCGGCACCTGGCGCCGGACCTGCTGCGCTGGCATGTGGAGCAGGACGCCCATCTGTACGTGCTGGCCGCTTACGGTGACGCGCATCTCCACCTGCTTTCGTCCGCCGGCGCCCGCCTGGGCTTCGGACGTCCGGAGGCGCGGCACGCATTCGTCGCGCCGCGGCACGTGTGGGACGTGCGGCGCGCCGGGGAGTTGCTCGACCGGCACGGCGGGCTCGGCCGGGCGCCGTTCTTCCGGGCGGACGGCACGCCGGTGCGCGGTGCCGGCCGCGGTGCCGGGGACGATCCGATCGGGCTCGCCGAACGGGCGACGCTGCTGCACGAGCGCGGCGAGGTCGAGGCGGCCTTCGCGGCGGTGGGCCTCGACCTGCGCCTGCATGAACGGTTCCGGGACCAGGAGCGTTCGGCGCTCGCCCTGACCCCGCTGGCGCTGCACCGGATCGAGCCGGAGCTGCGGCGGCTGGCCCGTGCCGGTGCGGGGCGCCGGTTCCTGATCCGGCATCACCTCCGGCCGACCCTGTCCTCGCCGGTGCGGATGGACATGGGCGTGGTGATCCTGGCCGTGGAGCTTCCGGAGGACGGCGGCGGCCCGCGCGTCACGTACGTGCGGTCCGCCGCCGACGTCGGGACCCGTCCCGGTAAGACCCCCGACCTGCCCGCCCTGTTCTGGCAGCGTTCCCCGGACCTCGACCTGGTACGGGCGGGACGCCTCACCCCCGAAGAGCTGCACCCCCTGGTACGGAAGGCCCTGTTCCCCGCCCGCCCCGCCGCGGACGGCCCGGTGGGACCGCCCGACCCGGAGGGGCCGCCGGTGGCGCGCGTCCGGTGCCGGGGGGAGTGGCACGAGGTGGCGTTCCGGAACGGCCGGTTGCACACCTGGCATGACGAGCACGAATGGCGGCGGGAGAGGGCACTGCGCGCGCTGGGCGGCGCGGTCAGGGGGTGCTTCGCCGTACGGGAGGAATGGGCCGGCCCCGGCACCCTGCCGCGTGCCCTCCGCGAACAGCGCCGGGAACTGTTCGCCAGGGTCGGCCGAGGCGACACGCAGGGCGTTCTGCGGCTGCTCGATCTCGGGTACGACCCCCATACGCGTGACGGGGAGCAGCGCTCGCTGCTGCACTTCCTTCACCGCCTGGATCATGAGGAGCTGCTTCCCCGGCTCCTGGAGGCGGGCGTGGACATCGAGGCCCGCGACGGCCATGGCCGTACGCCGCTCCTGGCGGCCGTCGACGACGGTGCTCGGGCTTCGGCCGTCCGGGCCCTGCTGGACGCCGGTGCGCGGGTCGACGCGCGCGGCACGGGACCCCTCCATCCGTACACCGTGCTGGATGCGATCGACCTGCGGAAGCGCACGGACCTGGACTTCCTCAGGGAACGGCTGAAGGCGGAGGGCCTCAGCTGA
- a CDS encoding TetR/AcrR family transcriptional regulator, producing the protein MSTPAGLRERKKEATREALHDAAMRLAIEHGLDQVTVEAIADAAGVSRRTFSNYFAGKEDALLYGDEQRMVELLEGFAARPAGESSWAALRAAYHDRYEKNGEPDPRWAAQARLARNHPSVLGRQLAHYATFERRLAELIRERDGLPESSRRPRVMATAFLNALRVAALAWTEEQPPRPLRAIVDEHLDEMARPFS; encoded by the coding sequence ATGAGCACCCCGGCCGGACTGCGCGAACGCAAGAAGGAGGCCACGCGCGAAGCGCTGCACGACGCCGCGATGCGCCTCGCCATCGAGCACGGCCTCGACCAGGTCACCGTGGAGGCCATCGCGGACGCGGCCGGGGTGTCCCGCCGGACCTTCTCCAACTACTTCGCCGGCAAGGAGGACGCGCTCCTGTACGGCGACGAGCAGCGGATGGTCGAGCTGCTGGAGGGGTTCGCCGCCCGCCCGGCCGGCGAGTCCTCCTGGGCCGCCCTGCGCGCCGCGTACCACGACCGCTACGAGAAGAACGGCGAGCCCGACCCGCGGTGGGCCGCCCAGGCCCGGCTCGCCCGCAACCACCCGTCGGTGCTCGGCCGCCAGCTCGCGCACTACGCCACGTTCGAACGCCGCCTCGCCGAGCTCATCCGCGAGCGCGACGGGCTCCCGGAGAGCAGCCGGCGCCCCCGCGTGATGGCGACCGCGTTCCTCAACGCCCTCCGGGTCGCCGCGCTCGCCTGGACCGAGGAGCAGCCTCCCCGGCCGCTGCGGGCCATCGTCGACGAGCATCTCGACGAGATGGCCCGCCCGTTCAGCTGA